In one window of Tachypleus tridentatus isolate NWPU-2018 chromosome 2, ASM421037v1, whole genome shotgun sequence DNA:
- the LOC143244537 gene encoding GTP-binding nuclear protein Ran-like isoform X5, translated as MAGQEKFGGLRDSYYIQGQCAIIMFDVTSQVTYKNVPNWHRDLVRVCENIPIVLCENKVDIKDRKVKAKSIVFHRKKNLQIRISLVKRLGCSFRFPSKFSRSCCKLQNTSPLKHSRASREDLVSFMLLDTWIHDLGDMHCGGASYVILGG; from the exons ATGGCAGGTCAGGAAAAGTTTGGTGGCCTACGTGATAGCTATTACATTCAAG GTCAGTGTGCAATCATCATGTTTGATGTCACGTCTCAAGTTACATACAAAAATGTTCCAAACTGGCATCGAGATTTGGTTAGAGTGTGTGAAAACATTCCCATAGTTCTATGTGAGAATAAAGTAGATATCAAAGACAGGAAGGTGAAAGCTAAATCAATTGTGTTTCACAGAAAAAAGAATCTACAG ATTAGAATATCCCTGGTGAAAAGGCTAGGATGTTCTTTCCGTTTTCcatccaagttttcaaggag TTGCTGcaaattacaaaatactagccCACTAAAACACAGCAGAGCAAGCAGGGAAGACTTAGTCAGTTTCATGTTACTGGATACATGGATACATGACCTGGGTGATATGCACTGTGGAGGTGCAAGCTATGTAATCTTAG
- the LOC143244537 gene encoding uncharacterized protein LOC143244537 isoform X2, translated as MYQKTIPTVDQLGLMCGTWQVRKSLVAYVIAITFKCAIIMFDVTSQVTYKNVPNWHRDLVRVCENIPIVLCENKVDIKDRKVKAKSIVFHRKKNLQIRISLVKRLGCSFRFPSKFSRSCCKLQNTSPLKHSRASREDLVSFMLLDTWIHDLGDMHCGGASYVILGG; from the exons ATGTACCAAAAGACCATACCAACCGTGGACCAATTAGGTTTAATGTGTGGGACATGGCAGGTCAGGAAAAGTTTGGTGGCCTACGTGATAGCTATTACATTCAAG TGTGCAATCATCATGTTTGATGTCACGTCTCAAGTTACATACAAAAATGTTCCAAACTGGCATCGAGATTTGGTTAGAGTGTGTGAAAACATTCCCATAGTTCTATGTGAGAATAAAGTAGATATCAAAGACAGGAAGGTGAAAGCTAAATCAATTGTGTTTCACAGAAAAAAGAATCTACAG ATTAGAATATCCCTGGTGAAAAGGCTAGGATGTTCTTTCCGTTTTCcatccaagttttcaaggag TTGCTGcaaattacaaaatactagccCACTAAAACACAGCAGAGCAAGCAGGGAAGACTTAGTCAGTTTCATGTTACTGGATACATGGATACATGACCTGGGTGATATGCACTGTGGAGGTGCAAGCTATGTAATCTTAG
- the LOC143244537 gene encoding uncharacterized protein LOC143244537 isoform X3: protein MYQKTIPTVDQLGLMCGTWQVRKSLVAYVIAITFKCAIIMFDVTSQVTYKNVPNWHRDLVRVCENIPIVLCENKVDIKDRKVKAKSIVFHRKKNLQIRISLVKRLGCSFRFPSKFSRSCCKLQNTSPLKHSRASREDLVSFMLLDTWIHDLGDMHCGGASYVILVL, encoded by the exons ATGTACCAAAAGACCATACCAACCGTGGACCAATTAGGTTTAATGTGTGGGACATGGCAGGTCAGGAAAAGTTTGGTGGCCTACGTGATAGCTATTACATTCAAG TGTGCAATCATCATGTTTGATGTCACGTCTCAAGTTACATACAAAAATGTTCCAAACTGGCATCGAGATTTGGTTAGAGTGTGTGAAAACATTCCCATAGTTCTATGTGAGAATAAAGTAGATATCAAAGACAGGAAGGTGAAAGCTAAATCAATTGTGTTTCACAGAAAAAAGAATCTACAG ATTAGAATATCCCTGGTGAAAAGGCTAGGATGTTCTTTCCGTTTTCcatccaagttttcaaggag TTGCTGcaaattacaaaatactagccCACTAAAACACAGCAGAGCAAGCAGGGAAGACTTAGTCAGTTTCATGTTACTGGATACATGGATACATGACCTGGGTGATATGCACTGTGGAGGTGCAAGCTATGTAATCTTAG